In the Streptomyces sp. cg36 genome, one interval contains:
- a CDS encoding plasmid stabilization protein: MPRGSSPKRERQYEHIKDSERERGTSQKRAEEIAARTVNKERAQHGESKTASRSSVKDTSPSKRGGQHSHSGTKGPTKEQLYNEAKKRHIRGRSRMTKKELEHALGR, translated from the coding sequence ATGCCTCGCGGATCGAGCCCCAAGCGAGAGCGGCAGTACGAGCACATCAAGGACAGCGAACGGGAGCGGGGGACGAGCCAGAAGCGGGCCGAGGAGATCGCCGCCCGCACCGTGAACAAGGAGCGCGCCCAGCACGGGGAGTCGAAGACGGCCAGCCGCAGCTCGGTCAAGGACACGTCCCCGTCCAAGCGGGGCGGGCAGCACTCCCACAGCGGCACCAAGGGCCCGACCAAGGAACAGCTGTACAACGAGGCGAAGAAGCGCCACATCCGCGGCCGTTCGAGGATGACCAAAAAGGAACTCGAACACGCCCTCGGCCGATAG
- a CDS encoding class I SAM-dependent methyltransferase, translating into MSDTGGYAVSAEFYDLLQAETDRRVAERRFAEAAVRARRAILDVGAGTGIVTEVLLEASGVPVHTVEPAPAMRAALASRLARLGADRRARVALHPEPLEAAGLSEVADLAVASNVIACLDPAARRAVWKAVAAALVPGGLLLFDPPPDHLPDGPGPAIRLGPVRVGPDQYSAHVTRRPHQGALRAVFAYRVERDGEVVREELETFDLWPAPAALLSRELRSVGLHTVQAPRSDLMAAYRPAC; encoded by the coding sequence GTGAGCGACACCGGCGGCTACGCGGTCTCGGCGGAGTTCTACGACCTCCTGCAGGCGGAGACGGACCGCCGTGTGGCCGAGCGGCGCTTCGCCGAGGCCGCTGTGCGCGCCCGCCGGGCGATCCTGGACGTCGGCGCGGGTACCGGCATCGTCACCGAGGTCCTGCTGGAGGCCTCCGGCGTGCCCGTGCACACGGTCGAGCCGGCCCCGGCCATGCGTGCCGCACTGGCCTCGCGCCTGGCCCGTCTGGGCGCCGACCGGCGTGCCCGCGTTGCCCTGCACCCCGAACCCCTCGAAGCCGCGGGCCTGAGTGAGGTCGCGGACCTGGCGGTGGCCTCCAACGTGATCGCCTGCCTGGACCCCGCCGCCCGCCGTGCCGTCTGGAAGGCGGTCGCGGCAGCCCTGGTGCCCGGCGGTCTGCTGCTCTTCGATCCTCCGCCCGATCACCTGCCCGACGGGCCCGGGCCGGCGATCCGGCTCGGGCCGGTCCGGGTCGGCCCCGACCAGTACAGCGCGCACGTGACCCGCCGGCCCCACCAGGGAGCCCTGCGGGCCGTCTTCGCCTACCGCGTGGAACGGGACGGGGAGGTGGTGCGTGAAGAGTTGGAGACGTTCGATCTGTGGCCTGCCCCGGCCGCGCTCCTGTCCCGGGAGCTCCGGTCCGTCGGCCTGCATACCGTCCAGGCTCCCCGCTCCGACCTCATGGCCGCGTACCGGCCTGCCTGCTAG
- a CDS encoding enolase C-terminal domain-like protein, producing the protein MNTTGAPALERLDVQVLQFPTDAPEADGTLAWDRTTMVLVQACGGGATGLGYTYGDPAAAQVVTGLLHDVVVGRSVFDVPAANEAMSRAVRNAGRPGLVSGAVSAVDIALWDLKARVLGLPLTDLLGRARADVPLYGSGGFTTYEHRRLAEQVEGWAGQGFTRFKIKIGERWGACERRDLERAEQARALIGDDAELYVDANGAYTRKQAVRVGRTLAGLGVSWFEEPVSSDDLTGLAHIRDTLTADIAAGEYGYDLPYFARMIQAVDCLQADATRCGGITVWLRAAALAHGHGLQLSGHCAPHAHAHAAATVPNLRHLEWFHDHVRIENLLFDGTLDPADGTLRPGQGGEPGLGLTIRPEVAEQHHVRP; encoded by the coding sequence GTGAACACCACCGGTGCACCGGCCCTCGAGCGCCTGGACGTGCAGGTCCTGCAGTTCCCGACCGACGCGCCGGAGGCGGACGGAACCCTCGCCTGGGACCGCACCACCATGGTCCTGGTCCAAGCCTGCGGCGGTGGCGCCACCGGTCTCGGCTACACCTACGGCGACCCGGCAGCCGCCCAGGTGGTCACCGGCCTGCTCCACGATGTGGTCGTCGGCCGTTCGGTGTTCGACGTGCCGGCCGCGAACGAGGCAATGAGCCGTGCGGTGCGCAACGCCGGCCGGCCCGGCTTGGTCTCCGGCGCGGTCTCCGCCGTCGACATCGCCCTGTGGGACCTGAAGGCCCGCGTCCTGGGGCTGCCGCTGACGGACCTGCTCGGCCGGGCCCGCGCCGACGTGCCCCTCTACGGCAGTGGCGGCTTCACCACCTATGAGCACCGGCGGCTCGCCGAGCAGGTCGAGGGATGGGCCGGGCAGGGCTTCACCCGCTTCAAGATCAAGATCGGGGAGAGGTGGGGCGCCTGCGAGCGCCGTGACCTGGAACGCGCCGAGCAAGCCCGCGCCCTGATCGGCGATGACGCGGAGCTGTACGTGGACGCGAACGGCGCCTACACCCGCAAACAGGCTGTGCGAGTGGGCCGGACGCTGGCCGGGCTGGGCGTGTCGTGGTTCGAGGAGCCGGTCTCCTCCGACGACCTCACCGGCCTCGCCCACATCCGTGACACCCTCACCGCCGACATCGCCGCCGGCGAGTACGGCTACGACCTGCCGTACTTCGCCCGCATGATCCAGGCCGTCGACTGCCTGCAGGCGGATGCCACCCGCTGCGGCGGCATCACGGTGTGGCTGCGCGCGGCGGCCCTCGCCCACGGCCACGGCCTGCAGCTGTCGGGGCACTGCGCCCCGCACGCCCACGCCCACGCCGCGGCCACCGTGCCGAACCTGCGCCACCTGGAGTGGTTCCACGACCACGTCCGCATCGAGAACCTCCTCTTCGACGGCACCCTCGACCCCGCCGACGGCACCCTGCGCCCGGGGCAGGGCGGTGAGCCCGGGCTCGGCCTGACGATCCGGCCCGAGGTGGCGGAGCAGCACCACGTCCGCCCCTGA
- a CDS encoding monovalent cation/H+ antiporter complex subunit F, whose translation MNAWTAAALVLLAFPAPACLWVAARGTAVGRLVGASLLSSVAGAVFLLLPRAYDRSSYQDLALMLGVLAPAGTLVFTRLVTTRHDGRTR comes from the coding sequence GTGAACGCGTGGACGGCCGCGGCCCTGGTCCTGCTCGCCTTTCCGGCGCCGGCGTGCCTGTGGGTGGCTGCCCGCGGCACCGCGGTGGGCCGCCTCGTCGGAGCGTCGCTGTTGTCCAGCGTGGCCGGTGCGGTCTTCCTGCTGCTGCCCCGTGCCTACGACCGGTCCTCCTATCAGGACCTCGCGCTGATGCTCGGCGTGCTGGCTCCGGCCGGAACCCTCGTCTTCACCCGCCTGGTCACCACCCGCCACGACGGGAGGACGCGTTGA
- a CDS encoding Na(+)/H(+) antiporter subunit B yields the protein MNAWLIGAAVVFVVLAATTAVLTRDPARQAVVLAVLGLGLAVMFAVLQAPDVALSQLAVGTALTPLLILLTVRKVTHRPTRESGGEHDRSRKRDQR from the coding sequence GTGAACGCCTGGCTGATCGGTGCCGCGGTCGTCTTCGTCGTCCTGGCCGCCACAACCGCGGTCCTCACCCGGGACCCGGCCCGCCAGGCCGTCGTCCTGGCCGTGTTGGGCCTGGGCCTTGCGGTGATGTTCGCGGTGCTGCAGGCCCCCGACGTGGCGCTGTCCCAGCTGGCCGTGGGCACCGCGCTGACCCCGCTGCTGATCCTGCTCACCGTCCGCAAGGTCACCCACCGCCCCACCCGCGAGAGCGGCGGCGAACACGACCGGTCACGCAAGCGGGACCAGCGGTGA
- a CDS encoding HAD family hydrolase, translating into MDAGVSAAPDPVHAALTESGAAPAQALLIGDALWDVQAAQAKVACVAVLTGGFGERALRAAGVLEGHAGVGELLAHIEDSAFADPVRRTGRSGWCTR; encoded by the coding sequence GTGGACGCCGGCGTATCCGCCGCCCCTGACCCGGTCCACGCCGCCCTCACCGAATCCGGCGCCGCACCGGCGCAGGCCCTGCTCATCGGCGACGCCCTCTGGGATGTGCAGGCCGCCCAGGCCAAGGTGGCGTGCGTGGCGGTGCTGACGGGCGGGTTCGGCGAGCGGGCCCTGCGCGCGGCAGGTGTCCTCGAGGGCCATGCCGGCGTCGGTGAGCTCCTCGCGCACATCGAGGACAGCGCCTTCGCGGACCCGGTCCGCCGCACCGGCCGGTCCGGCTGGTGCACGCGGTGA
- a CDS encoding MnhB domain-containing protein — MSTRARLVMFLLAAAVVAAFFSAACAHLPPFATPDHPYGERAVAAALERRTANVVSAVNFDIRAFDTLGEESILFGTVLGATLLLRRARDERHRRPVAERVMPTTRLFATLLLPVTLAVGVYTVAHGQLSPGGGFQGGVVLATALHLAYVAADYRALQKVRPLVVLDVADSLAAASYTLVGLAGLITGGAFLQNVLPLGTFNTITSGGTVPVLNATVGVEVACGLICLLAHFLDQAVEFTGPDQYEKTGDR; from the coding sequence GTGAGTACGCGCGCCAGGCTCGTCATGTTCCTGCTCGCGGCCGCAGTGGTCGCCGCGTTCTTCAGCGCCGCGTGCGCCCATCTGCCGCCGTTCGCAACCCCGGACCATCCGTACGGGGAGCGGGCCGTGGCGGCTGCCCTGGAACGGCGTACCGCGAACGTCGTGTCCGCCGTCAACTTCGACATCCGCGCCTTCGACACCCTGGGCGAGGAGTCCATCCTCTTCGGCACCGTCCTCGGCGCGACCCTGCTGCTGCGCCGGGCCCGCGACGAGCGCCACCGCCGCCCCGTGGCCGAGCGCGTGATGCCCACCACCCGGCTGTTCGCCACGCTGCTGCTGCCGGTCACCCTGGCCGTGGGCGTGTACACCGTCGCGCACGGCCAGCTCTCGCCCGGCGGCGGCTTCCAGGGCGGCGTCGTGCTGGCCACCGCCCTGCATCTGGCCTACGTCGCCGCCGACTACCGGGCCCTGCAGAAGGTGCGGCCGCTGGTGGTCCTGGACGTCGCGGACTCGCTCGCTGCCGCGTCCTACACCCTGGTGGGACTCGCCGGTCTGATCACCGGCGGAGCATTCCTGCAGAACGTGCTGCCGCTGGGGACGTTCAACACCATCACCTCCGGGGGGACGGTGCCGGTACTGAACGCCACGGTCGGCGTCGAGGTCGCCTGCGGCCTCATCTGCCTGCTCGCGCACTTTCTCGACCAGGCCGTCGAATTCACCGGCCCCGACCAGTACGAGAAGACAGGAGACAGGTGA
- a CDS encoding monovalent cation/H(+) antiporter subunit G: MTPHHVVVMVLLWAGVGCMLLSAAALLRLQGTLMRLHALAPASVAGVPLIAAAVAVGQGLGRAAVKTLFIGLLFALGGTVTAIAVGRAARQGEAEGRDEG; this comes from the coding sequence TTGACGCCGCATCACGTGGTCGTGATGGTGCTGCTGTGGGCCGGTGTGGGGTGCATGCTCCTGTCCGCGGCCGCCCTTCTGCGGCTGCAGGGCACCCTGATGCGGCTGCACGCCCTGGCCCCCGCGTCGGTGGCGGGAGTGCCGCTGATCGCCGCGGCCGTGGCGGTCGGCCAGGGCCTGGGCCGGGCGGCCGTCAAAACCCTGTTCATCGGGCTGCTCTTCGCTCTCGGCGGCACCGTCACCGCGATCGCCGTCGGGCGCGCCGCCCGCCAAGGCGAGGCAGAAGGGAGGGACGAGGGGTGA
- a CDS encoding complex I subunit 5 family protein, which yields MTEATLLPLAVALPLLGAALLAVAGRALPRLGCDILATTCASAETACLALLWTRTDGHLATADLGGWPARLGIVLAADPIGAGLALLVAVLILAVIVYSWRYFDEPTGEHAGAFPALILLFEAGMAGFALTGDLFNAFVFFELMGAAAYALTGYHIEDPRPLHGALTFGIVTSFAAYCSLLGIGFLYARTGELNLARLGQQLAGHHTDMLTVVAFVLICTALLVKAAAVPFHFWLPDAHAVAPTPVCMLMSGVMVELGVYGIARVYWTVFSGPGGIPHAAFRTTFTALGVLTALLGALMCWQQRHLKRLLAFSTVSHVGLFLIGVALLTPDGVAGTALYVAAHGLVKAALFALAGVLLDRYGSVDEHGLHGRARNLRLVGVLFVAGALALAGLPPLGTGLGKALAEEDAARWQPWLPAVFVTASALTGAAVLRAGLRIFFGAGPAPRRRPDQEETTGQGEEPEIRSPQRTAPPTMTVVPAVLLALAACIGVLPAAATALAKGAAVFTDPARYTATVLALPQPAGEGNPPPAADWTMPGVLLGLLSTALAVALATAAVHQRTPELSAHHPAARAVRTLRRLHSGHLGDYLAWLTVGVAALCIALAAQT from the coding sequence GTGACCGAAGCCACGCTGCTGCCGCTCGCGGTGGCCCTGCCCCTGCTCGGCGCGGCCCTGCTCGCCGTCGCCGGCCGGGCCTTGCCGCGGCTGGGCTGCGACATCCTGGCCACCACCTGCGCCAGCGCCGAAACGGCCTGCCTCGCCCTGCTCTGGACCCGCACCGACGGCCACCTCGCCACCGCCGACCTGGGCGGATGGCCCGCCCGCCTGGGCATCGTGCTCGCCGCCGACCCGATCGGCGCGGGCCTCGCGCTCCTCGTCGCGGTCCTGATCCTCGCCGTGATCGTGTATTCCTGGCGCTACTTCGACGAACCGACCGGTGAGCACGCCGGTGCCTTCCCCGCGCTGATCCTGCTCTTCGAGGCCGGGATGGCCGGCTTCGCGCTCACCGGCGACCTGTTCAACGCCTTCGTCTTCTTCGAACTCATGGGCGCCGCCGCCTACGCCCTGACCGGCTACCACATCGAGGACCCCCGCCCCCTGCACGGCGCCCTCACCTTCGGCATCGTCACCTCCTTCGCCGCCTACTGCTCCCTGCTCGGCATCGGCTTCCTCTACGCCCGCACCGGCGAACTCAACCTCGCCCGCCTGGGCCAGCAGCTCGCCGGCCACCACACCGACATGCTCACCGTGGTCGCCTTCGTCCTCATCTGCACGGCGCTGCTGGTCAAGGCCGCCGCCGTGCCGTTCCACTTCTGGCTGCCCGACGCCCACGCCGTCGCCCCCACCCCGGTGTGCATGCTGATGTCCGGCGTCATGGTCGAACTCGGCGTCTACGGAATCGCCCGCGTCTACTGGACCGTTTTCTCCGGCCCCGGCGGCATCCCCCACGCGGCGTTCCGCACCACCTTCACCGCCCTCGGCGTGCTGACCGCACTCCTGGGCGCGCTGATGTGCTGGCAGCAGCGCCATCTCAAGCGCCTGCTCGCGTTCTCCACCGTCAGCCACGTCGGGCTGTTCCTGATCGGTGTCGCCCTGCTCACCCCCGACGGCGTGGCCGGCACGGCCCTTTACGTCGCCGCGCACGGCCTGGTGAAGGCCGCCCTGTTCGCCCTCGCCGGGGTGCTCCTGGACCGCTACGGCTCCGTCGACGAACACGGTCTGCACGGCAGAGCCCGCAACCTGCGCCTGGTGGGCGTGCTGTTCGTGGCCGGCGCGCTGGCGCTGGCCGGGCTGCCTCCGCTCGGCACCGGCCTCGGCAAGGCCCTGGCCGAGGAGGACGCCGCCCGCTGGCAGCCCTGGCTGCCCGCCGTGTTCGTCACCGCCTCCGCCCTCACCGGCGCCGCCGTACTGCGCGCGGGACTGCGCATCTTCTTCGGCGCCGGCCCCGCCCCGCGCAGGCGGCCCGACCAGGAGGAGACCACCGGGCAGGGCGAGGAACCGGAGATCCGCTCACCCCAGCGCACCGCGCCGCCCACCATGACCGTCGTCCCGGCCGTCCTGCTCGCGCTGGCCGCCTGCATCGGCGTCCTGCCCGCCGCCGCGACCGCCCTCGCGAAAGGAGCAGCCGTCTTCACCGACCCCGCCCGCTACACCGCCACCGTCCTCGCCCTCCCCCAGCCGGCCGGTGAGGGCAACCCGCCGCCGGCAGCCGACTGGACCATGCCCGGCGTACTCCTCGGCCTGCTGTCCACCGCCCTCGCAGTCGCCCTGGCCACTGCCGCCGTCCACCAGCGGACACCCGAGCTGTCCGCGCACCACCCGGCGGCCCGGGCCGTGCGGACCCTGCGCCGCCTGCACTCCGGGCACCTGGGCGACTACCTCGCCTGGCTCACCGTCGGCGTCGCCGCCCTGTGTATCGCTCTCGCCGCCCAGACCTGA
- a CDS encoding SDR family oxidoreductase produces MDDEEPRTVVITGASAGIGRACAVAFAACGDRLALIARGRAGLDAAVREAQEAGAAQVIAIAADVSDAGAVEAAAARAEAELGPIDVWVNDAFASVFAPFTEITPQEFRRVTEVTYLGYVYATRAALDRMLPRNAGVIVQVGSAIAYRGIPLQSAYSGAKHAIQGFNEALRCELLASGTRVCTTMVQMPAVNTPQFDWVRSRLPNQAQPVAPIYQPQVAARAVLFAAAHPRRREYWVGASTAATLLANAVAPGLLDRYLARTGYGSQQENRRRRAGDPDNLFEPVDSTRDFGAHGRFDERARRHSRQQRAAHMLGALAAGAQRAAGRVGAGLPGAESGFLSRMRRTHAPRPSDRKV; encoded by the coding sequence ATGGACGATGAGGAACCTCGTACCGTGGTGATCACCGGGGCCAGTGCCGGCATCGGACGCGCCTGCGCCGTGGCATTCGCCGCCTGCGGGGACCGGCTCGCGCTGATCGCCCGTGGCCGGGCCGGCCTCGATGCAGCGGTGCGTGAGGCCCAAGAGGCGGGTGCCGCCCAGGTCATCGCCATCGCGGCGGATGTCTCCGACGCCGGCGCGGTTGAGGCCGCGGCCGCCCGGGCCGAGGCGGAACTCGGGCCGATCGACGTGTGGGTCAACGACGCGTTCGCCTCCGTGTTCGCCCCGTTCACCGAGATCACCCCGCAGGAGTTCCGGCGGGTCACCGAGGTCACCTACCTCGGCTATGTGTACGCCACCCGGGCGGCTCTGGACCGGATGCTGCCCCGCAACGCCGGGGTGATCGTGCAGGTCGGCTCCGCGATCGCCTACCGCGGGATCCCGCTGCAGAGCGCCTACAGCGGCGCCAAGCATGCCATCCAGGGCTTCAACGAGGCGCTGCGCTGCGAACTCCTGGCCTCGGGGACGCGGGTGTGCACGACGATGGTACAGATGCCGGCCGTGAACACCCCGCAGTTCGACTGGGTGCGCTCCCGCCTGCCCAACCAGGCTCAGCCCGTCGCACCGATCTACCAGCCCCAGGTGGCAGCCCGCGCCGTCCTGTTCGCCGCCGCCCACCCCCGGCGGCGCGAGTACTGGGTCGGCGCCAGCACCGCGGCCACGCTGCTGGCCAACGCGGTCGCCCCCGGCCTGCTGGACCGCTACCTGGCCCGAACGGGCTACGGCTCCCAGCAGGAGAACCGCCGACGGCGCGCCGGGGACCCGGACAACCTGTTCGAACCGGTCGACAGCACACGGGACTTCGGGGCACACGGCCGCTTCGACGAACGGGCCCGCCGGCACAGCCGCCAGCAGCGGGCCGCGCACATGCTCGGCGCGCTCGCCGCCGGGGCGCAGCGAGCGGCCGGACGGGTAGGGGCGGGTTTGCCCGGTGCCGAAAGCGGGTTCCTCTCACGGATGCGGAGAACACACGCCCCGCGGCCGTCGGACAGGAAGGTGTGA
- a CDS encoding sodium:proton antiporter: MGTWVFLAAGWVLLTALFGLVTSRNLIHAIGCLTVAQSSTYLLLLAVGYRRGATAPVYSDLTPGTRPVVDPVVQALALTDVVVGATVTALLLALTIQLHKRHHTVDPQSLTGLKG; encoded by the coding sequence ATGGGGACGTGGGTCTTCCTGGCCGCCGGATGGGTGCTGCTGACCGCTCTGTTCGGCCTGGTCACCAGCCGCAACCTCATCCACGCCATCGGCTGCCTGACCGTCGCCCAGTCCTCCACCTACCTCCTGCTCCTCGCCGTCGGCTACCGGCGCGGCGCCACCGCACCGGTCTACTCCGACCTCACCCCCGGTACCCGCCCGGTCGTCGACCCCGTCGTGCAAGCCCTGGCCCTGACCGACGTGGTGGTCGGCGCGACCGTCACCGCGCTGCTGCTCGCCCTGACCATCCAGCTGCACAAGCGCCACCACACCGTCGACCCGCAGTCCCTCACCGGCCTCAAGGGCTGA